DNA from Thermomicrobium roseum DSM 5159:
ACTCGAAGGAGAAAACGCAGCTCCAGTACGAGCCGCAGTGCGTTTCCCAGGCGACCGTATTGGTGCCCTTGGGGTAATACGACGGGTGATAGGCGATGAACGCATCGAAGCCGTCATAGTACCCCTTCGCAGCATGGATCGGTTTGGAGCCGCAAACCTTCTCGGCTGGCTCGCCGAAGAAGCGAAGCGTTCCTTTGAGCCTATGTCGCTCCATCGCGTAGCGTGCGGCCAAGACGCCGGTGAGTGCGGCTACGCCGAGCATAGAATGTGGATCCGTGTGACCCGCAGCCCACGGATGCAAGCCCTCGCGCGGCTTCCGGTACGGAACCGGTTCTTGTGAATTGCCAGGTACCGCATCGTATTCAGCATAGGCTCCCAGGATCGGGCGTCCCTCACCCCAGCTCGCGACGAAAGCGGTCGGCATACCACCCGATCCGACCTCGACGGCAAAGCCATGCCTCTGGAGAAGATCCACATATGCGCGAGCCGACTTGTATTCTCGCCATGCCGGTTCAGCATAGCGCCAGATTTCCAGATCGAAGGCCGACAGCCACGGCGCATTGTCGTCGATCCAGCGGAATGCCGTGCGCTTGGCTTCCGTGAGTGATGCCGCCATCGCGCCCCTCCGTCCGGGAGTTCCCCCGGCCCCGCGTTACCATCACTCTCCGAGTGGCTCGTAGTAGTGCGTGTACTGGAAGATCGCGGCCTCGCGCAGCGAGGCTTTGTCGACCACGCCAGCCAGTCGTGCCGGCGCAAACGCAGCCAGATCGACCGACGGCTGACCCTGAACGATCCACTCTGCGAGCAAACGCCCGAGCGCCGGCGAAAAGGAGAAACCGCTCCCGTTGCAGCCACTCAAAACCCAAAATCCTCTGACCGCGGGAACTGGTCCGACGACGAAGCGACCATCCGGTGTCATCGTAAACAGTCCACCGCGATGCTCCTGAACAGGCACATCGTGCAGAACCGGAACCACGTTGCGCACACTTTCCGCGCATTGCTGAAGAATTCCGAAATCGAGTGGGGTCATCTCGATACGAAAATCGTCGCCATGCGCGGTGGGATCGAACGGTAGCGGATTCGCCTCGAACCCGCCCCACATGAGACCACCCCGACACGGCCGGACATACACCGCAGCATCGAAGATCCGCACGATCGCCTGCTCGCTCTGCGTGCCGCTGATCGGCTGTGTGATAGCCAGTTGGTGCCGCATCGGCTGGACAGCCAAGTCAGTGCCAGCTAGGCGAGCAACCGCACGCACCCATGCTCCCGCTGCATCGATGACGATATCAGTCTGGATCGTCCCCTCGGGCGTGAGCACTGCTCGAACCGCCGAATCTCGCACATCGATACCGATGACCGGCACGTTTCCGATGATGCGCGCACCGAGAAGCTCGGCAGCCTCACGAAAGGCGTTCAAGAGACTCACTGGTTCCTCGATGTAGATATCGCCGGGCACATAGGCTGCACGCAGTATCGACTCGGCCTGCAGGAACGGTGCAAGCGCCTGCGCCTCGCGCGCTGACACGAGATGAACATCGGCACCCCAACGTTGCGCATCGCTCACTTCCTGCTCGATGACGCGAGCATGGCGTTCGGTTCGCGCGACCATGAGACTTCCCGACCGGACATAGGGAAGCGTCACACCGAAGTCACGTTCGAAGTGCATCACCGTCTCTACAGCCAGACGAGCAAGGCGCGTCCGCAGTTCGTCCGCTTGCACGAGCTTGAAGAGACCAGCAGCGCGCGGCGAAGTCTGGGAAGCGATCGGATACCGATCCAAGGCGACCACGCTGCGTAACCCCATTCGGGCCAGCTGCAACGTGACGGAAAGGCCGAAGGCACCCGTACCGATGACGACAGCATCAGCGTGGCTCGGAAAAGGCATCGACCGCCTCCTCTCAATGTCGTCCCCGTAGGAGGACCGCATCCTCGGCTCGCCAGCTGAGGAGGACCCGTTCCCCGCGCTGCCAGCGCATCGTCTCCAACCTGCTAGGCTGCTTCACCGTCAAAAGCCGATCGCCGAGAAGACGAACGCGGAATTTGGTCGCTTCGCCCACGTAAATGATCTCCTCGATGGTCGCCTCGGCGTGGTTCTCACCACGCCGCTCCCCGAGCACGATTCGCTCTGGTCGCAAA
Protein-coding regions in this window:
- a CDS encoding NAD(P)/FAD-dependent oxidoreductase; amino-acid sequence: MPFPSHADAVVIGTGAFGLSVTLQLARMGLRSVVALDRYPIASQTSPRAAGLFKLVQADELRTRLARLAVETVMHFERDFGVTLPYVRSGSLMVARTERHARVIEQEVSDAQRWGADVHLVSAREAQALAPFLQAESILRAAYVPGDIYIEEPVSLLNAFREAAELLGARIIGNVPVIGIDVRDSAVRAVLTPEGTIQTDIVIDAAGAWVRAVARLAGTDLAVQPMRHQLAITQPISGTQSEQAIVRIFDAAVYVRPCRGGLMWGGFEANPLPFDPTAHGDDFRIEMTPLDFGILQQCAESVRNVVPVLHDVPVQEHRGGLFTMTPDGRFVVGPVPAVRGFWVLSGCNGSGFSFSPALGRLLAEWIVQGQPSVDLAAFAPARLAGVVDKASLREAAIFQYTHYYEPLGE